One region of Candidatus Aegiribacteria sp. genomic DNA includes:
- a CDS encoding TonB-dependent receptor, with translation MFHVLLLISAVSQTTLSISDTAGFPVIAASVCSDSTIIGITDSEGAVLITSEPDSIEIHSIGYNTWRGSVPTSGHVILVPVPVPSGMVLSVIASRRGFRNQFPSTTVLDRDDIEFIARTGFRSLNSRCSGIYVREYGGAMPVISVSLRGSDPGHSGYYVDGHDIGSSLDGLPGLTLDPIVFSGVEIARGGGSGFLKGGMAGSLNFLPESPGLPSRAAVSISDNGALSLSCGVSTGRNRLALSIRRLVGIESTVAHDGVVLFIGNTDGFRYGFMAAASGGETESPDWSPPTDGRRQRYSFDGWVRWILSDYTLSTDFRTGRHIYRSATPTVIDDTHDELRGSLTLEYDLSFLCLETHIAGRSIFEQVWSTSLGERDRLTGDLSFSSGYTDDLSITVSTRLNCISNGDTRFGAVLSTGVPVFDSLFICHISGSRGFRRPTINDLYWPEDTFARGNPDLKSENSLETEIGVSLIGCELIKVSTTGFLAMTDDLIRWEPGSDGLWSPVNISKALRKGIETEVLFRYRSLTVRVSFTLLSVTDDSPESTNYGSVLPYTPDYTFGLETGLDIFSGIHCSVSLGGMGIRFKNYSETSWLPAYSIVSAGLDMPIPFTGNFSIGTSVENMFDEEYQETSGFRGKPRTFTFSIKWSN, from the coding sequence TTGTTTCATGTTCTTCTTTTAATTTCTGCTGTCTCTCAGACTACTCTGTCGATCAGCGATACCGCCGGTTTTCCGGTAATTGCAGCATCCGTCTGCTCAGACAGCACAATCATAGGTATAACTGACTCTGAAGGCGCGGTTCTAATCACATCTGAACCTGATTCGATTGAAATACATTCTATAGGGTATAACACATGGCGGGGATCTGTACCGACATCCGGACATGTAATACTTGTACCCGTGCCTGTTCCTTCTGGAATGGTACTTTCGGTAATCGCATCACGTAGAGGATTCAGAAACCAGTTTCCATCGACTACAGTGCTTGATCGGGATGACATCGAATTCATTGCCAGGACCGGTTTTCGGAGCCTGAACAGCCGCTGCAGCGGTATTTACGTAAGGGAATATGGCGGCGCTATGCCTGTGATATCTGTTTCACTTAGAGGAAGTGATCCGGGACATTCAGGATATTACGTGGATGGTCATGATATTGGCAGTTCGCTTGATGGCCTTCCCGGCCTGACGCTTGATCCAATTGTGTTCAGCGGAGTTGAAATAGCCAGGGGAGGAGGGTCCGGCTTCCTGAAGGGTGGAATGGCGGGATCGTTGAATTTTCTGCCCGAATCACCCGGATTACCTTCAAGAGCAGCTGTTTCCATAAGTGATAATGGCGCATTGAGTTTATCCTGCGGAGTCTCGACAGGCAGAAATCGACTGGCTCTGAGTATCAGGAGGCTTGTTGGAATAGAAAGCACCGTAGCGCACGACGGGGTAGTACTCTTCATCGGGAACACGGATGGATTCAGATATGGTTTTATGGCAGCTGCTTCAGGGGGAGAAACCGAGAGCCCGGACTGGAGCCCTCCAACTGACGGAAGAAGACAGAGGTACTCTTTTGACGGGTGGGTACGATGGATACTGAGTGATTACACTCTTTCCACCGACTTCAGAACGGGAAGACATATCTACAGATCTGCAACTCCGACAGTCATTGATGATACTCACGACGAATTAAGAGGATCACTTACTCTTGAGTACGATTTATCATTCCTGTGTCTTGAAACGCATATTGCAGGGAGGAGCATATTTGAGCAGGTATGGAGTACTTCTCTAGGAGAGAGAGACAGGCTGACAGGTGATCTATCGTTTTCATCCGGATATACTGACGATTTATCAATAACAGTATCGACAAGATTGAACTGTATATCGAACGGAGATACAAGGTTTGGAGCAGTACTCTCCACTGGTGTACCTGTATTTGATTCTCTTTTCATTTGTCATATAAGCGGATCCAGGGGATTCAGAAGACCAACCATCAACGATCTGTACTGGCCTGAGGACACTTTCGCGAGAGGGAATCCCGATCTGAAATCGGAAAACTCTCTGGAAACTGAGATCGGAGTATCACTCATCGGATGCGAGTTGATAAAAGTGTCAACAACCGGTTTCCTGGCAATGACTGATGATCTCATAAGATGGGAACCCGGAAGTGACGGACTATGGTCACCTGTTAATATCTCAAAAGCATTAAGAAAAGGTATTGAAACCGAGGTTCTGTTCAGGTACAGATCACTGACAGTCAGAGTCAGTTTCACTCTTCTTAGCGTTACCGATGACTCGCCGGAATCAACAAATTACGGCAGTGTTCTTCCGTATACACCTGATTATACATTCGGTCTTGAAACCGGTCTTGATATCTTCAGCGGAATTCACTGTTCGGTGTCTCTAGGCGGGATGGGCATAAGGTTCAAGAATTACAGCGAAACTTCCTGGCTTCCTGCTTATTCAATCGTTTCAGCCGGACTGGATATGCCTATACCATTTACAGGTAATTTCTCTATAGGAACATCGGTCGAAAATATGTTCGACGAAGAATACCAGGAAACAAGCGGATTCAGAGGAAAACCAAGAACTTTCACCTTCAGCATCAAATGGAGCAATTGA
- a CDS encoding FAD-dependent oxidoreductase → MNRSTIIVGAGIAGLTLAERLTASCENSHITVVERNSTPGGLARTFKRDGYLFDIGPHRFHTSDTIVEKYLLDILGDEHIAIKRESSVYIEGNYKHWPLTLGAVIGLPFPVLFRSCLDLFRRSEDDSIHNFAEFIIAKYGKNLYDFFFSGYTRKFTGIDSDRLHPDWAAAGVNRAVIDKKVKADNLSSLLKGLLLPKPVATTFYYPSRGGIQTFCDRQVTKIRENGGEVRFNSTASGIVTSEGRVTGVELSNGEVISVDKVFWSAPISILYPESGFRFMNTLICNIALSKRQPNTYQWCYFGQEDVIFSRLSVPRNFRENTVPEGYDSLIAEITVSRDSELWRNPDSCRDTLVSDLEKVHALNPEDIIFLDWQRIPETYPLYDLEYRKRLSSIELPEGLELLGRCGSFWYNNMDHSIAQALAIAGGEPFEKDFWKN, encoded by the coding sequence TTGAACAGAAGTACCATCATAGTTGGAGCAGGAATAGCGGGTCTCACACTCGCTGAACGTCTGACTGCAAGTTGTGAAAACAGCCACATTACCGTTGTAGAGCGGAACAGCACTCCGGGAGGATTAGCACGAACCTTCAAAAGAGATGGTTATCTTTTTGACATTGGTCCTCATCGTTTCCATACATCTGATACAATAGTAGAGAAATATCTCCTTGATATCCTGGGCGATGAGCACATAGCTATAAAGAGAGAAAGCAGTGTCTATATAGAGGGCAATTACAAGCACTGGCCCCTGACTCTTGGAGCAGTTATCGGTCTGCCATTTCCTGTACTCTTCAGAAGTTGTCTCGATCTTTTTCGTCGATCAGAAGATGACAGCATTCATAATTTTGCTGAGTTCATCATAGCGAAGTATGGGAAAAACCTCTACGATTTCTTTTTCAGCGGATATACCAGAAAATTCACCGGAATCGATTCTGACAGACTTCATCCGGATTGGGCTGCTGCTGGAGTGAACCGGGCGGTAATTGATAAAAAAGTTAAGGCTGATAACCTTTCCTCACTTTTAAAAGGTTTGCTGCTGCCGAAACCTGTTGCGACTACTTTCTACTATCCTTCCAGAGGTGGAATACAGACATTCTGTGACAGGCAGGTCACGAAGATCCGGGAAAACGGTGGAGAAGTCCGATTCAATTCAACTGCTTCAGGAATAGTAACATCTGAAGGAAGAGTGACAGGTGTTGAATTGAGTAATGGAGAAGTGATTTCAGTGGATAAGGTCTTCTGGTCGGCTCCGATTTCTATTCTGTATCCTGAATCAGGTTTTCGCTTCATGAACACACTCATCTGCAATATCGCTCTCTCGAAAAGACAACCGAATACATACCAGTGGTGTTACTTCGGTCAGGAAGATGTCATTTTCAGCAGGCTTTCCGTTCCGCGGAATTTCAGAGAAAACACTGTACCTGAAGGATATGACAGCCTTATCGCAGAAATAACAGTATCAAGAGACAGCGAACTCTGGAGGAATCCTGACTCATGCAGGGATACACTGGTGTCCGATCTCGAAAAGGTTCACGCTTTGAATCCTGAGGATATAATCTTCCTTGACTGGCAGAGAATTCCCGAGACTTACCCTCTATACGATCTTGAATACAGGAAACGTCTTTCGAGTATTGAACTCCCTGAAGGTCTGGAACTGCTTGGTCGATGCGGTTCATTCTGGTACAATAATATGGATCACTCAATCGCTCAAGCTCTTGCCATTGCAGGAGGAGAACCCTTCGAAAAGGATTTCTGGAAGAATTGA